Proteins from one Bufo gargarizans isolate SCDJY-AF-19 chromosome 8, ASM1485885v1, whole genome shotgun sequence genomic window:
- the CDR2 gene encoding cerebellar degeneration-related protein 2, which yields MLTDSNVEEFEIKEDEPWYDHQDLQQDLQLAAELGKTLLDRNTELEESLQQMYDTNQEQIQEIEYLTKQVELLRRMNEQHAKVYEQLDVTARELEDANQKLVLESRSSQQKIVSLTDTIESLQIHIDDLQKQMEDLKKPGHVRRSREGFDQSRSTHSFSCLKELYDLRKYFVYDHVFAEKITSLNTQPGPLEEENEHLKKTLAVLEAQLSLERKKRETLEDEYNQVLKENSELEQILKDRDSYHARAEELEAEVAEMRQICRSDSIFSSSVEKLIPESIFISFKETAEKDLESEPVIPEVGKKPLKRSSSELVLPTAAAESICNGHEETCIRRTEAVKQRGISLLNEVDSQYSALKVKYEELLQRCEMEDDFFSHKAVQTSKLSNMSDNSPPNTLHSTNHHPISPASQPEYKVLFQEIFSCINKTKEEISEHRTKYKLISNSQSS from the exons ATCTACAGCTTGCAGCTGAACTTGGTAAGACGTTACTGGACCGCAACACAGAACTTGAGGAGTCTCTGCAGCAGATGTATGACACCAACCAGGAACAGATCCAGGAAATTGAG TATCTGACAAAGCAGGTGGAACTTCTGAGACGCATGAACGAGCAGCACGCCAAGGTGTATGAGCAGCTGGACGTCACCGCCAGAGAGCTAGAAGATGCCAATCAGAAGCTGGTGCTGGAGAGCCGATCCTCACAGCAGAAGATTGTAAG tttGACAGACACTATTGAAAGTTTACAGATTCACATTGATGATCTCCAGAAACAAATGGAAGATCTGAAGAAGCCAGGGCATGTGCGTCGTAGTCGTGAGGGATTTGACCAGTCTAGATCAACACACAGCTTCTCCTGTCTGAAGGAACTCTATGACCTGCGCAA GTATTTTGTTTATGATCACGTCTTTGCCGAGAAGATCACCTCTCTGAACACGCAACCTGGTCCTCTTGAGGAGGAAAATGAGCATCTCAAGAAAACCTTGGCTGTTCTGGAGGCACAGCTCAGCCTAGAACGTAAGAAGAGGGAAACCTTAGAGGACGAATATAATCAGGTCTTGAAAGAAAATTCTGAGTTAGAACAGATTCTTAAAGATAGAGATTCCTATCATGCCCGGGCAGAAGAGCTGGAAGCTGAGGTGGCTGAAATGCGTCAGATATGTCGGTCAGATAGTATATTCTCCAGCAGTGTTGAAAAGCTGATTCCAGAGTCCATCTTCATCTCATTTAAAGAGACTGCAGAAAAGGACTTGGAGTCTGAACCGGTTATACCAGAAGTAGGAAAAAAGCCTTTAAAAAGGAGCAGCAGTGAGCTGGTCCTTCCCACTGCTGCCGCAGAATCCATTTGTAATGGTCATGAGGAGACCTGTATCAGGAGGACGGAGGCTGTGAAGCAAAGGGGAATTTCTCTGCTCAACGAGGTGGACTCTCAGTACAGTGCTCTTAAAGTTAAATACGAGGAGCTTCTTCAGCGCTGTGAGATGGAGGATGACTTCTTCAGTCACAAGGCTGTCCAGACCTCAAAGCTGTCCAACATGTCAGACAACTCTCCACCAAATACCCTACATTCCACCAATCACCACCCCATCTCGCCTGCGTCCCAGCCGGAGTATAAAGTTCTTTTTCAGGAAATATTTAGTTGCATCAACAAAACCAAAGAAGAGATCAGCGAGCATCGAACAAAATACAAACTTATCTCCAACTCCCAGAGCAGCTAG